Proteins from a single region of Chryseobacterium scophthalmum:
- a CDS encoding SRPBCC domain-containing protein: MELKTKIKAEENTQELFITREFDLPLELLFKAYEDAEIVEQWMNTKVIKLENHKYGSWRFETSHDGQVVFSANGVILEFIPNEKITRTFEMENSPFPVQLEFLTFEEIGNEKSKLTIQQIFKSVEYRNQLLKMPFAKGLSMAHDKLQNIFTN; the protein is encoded by the coding sequence ATGGAACTTAAAACAAAAATTAAAGCAGAAGAAAACACGCAGGAACTTTTCATTACAAGAGAATTTGACCTGCCTTTGGAACTGCTTTTTAAAGCGTATGAAGATGCCGAAATTGTAGAACAATGGATGAATACAAAAGTAATAAAGCTTGAAAATCATAAATACGGAAGCTGGAGATTTGAAACTTCTCATGACGGACAAGTTGTCTTTTCGGCAAACGGAGTCATTCTGGAATTTATTCCGAACGAAAAGATTACCCGAACTTTCGAAATGGAAAACAGTCCTTTTCCGGTACAGCTAGAGTTTCTCACTTTCGAAGAAATTGGAAATGAAAAAAGCAAACTGACAATTCAGCAGATATTCAAATCGGTAGAATACAGAAATCAGCTTTTAAAAATGCCTTTCGCAAAAGGTTTGAGCATGGCGCACGACAAGCTTCAAAATATTTTCACCAATTAA
- a CDS encoding ArsR/SmtB family transcription factor yields the protein MNLRRDVFQAIADPTRRSILALVAAQSMTAGAIASNFDTARPTVSKHIQILTECELLTSEQNGREIIYHLNPQKMKEIAEFIEPFRKMWDDRFNTLESIMKNHKNKN from the coding sequence ATGAATTTAAGACGCGATGTTTTTCAGGCCATTGCCGATCCTACAAGAAGATCAATTTTGGCGTTGGTTGCAGCACAATCGATGACAGCCGGAGCAATTGCTTCAAATTTTGATACCGCAAGACCAACCGTTTCAAAGCATATTCAAATCTTAACAGAATGCGAGCTCTTAACTTCCGAACAAAACGGAAGAGAAATAATTTATCACCTAAATCCACAGAAAATGAAAGAAATAGCCGAATTTATCGAACCTTTCCGAAAAATGTGGGATGATCGTTTCAATACTTTGGAATCTATTATGAAAAACCACAAAAACAAAAATTAA
- a CDS encoding rod shape-determining protein, whose translation MGLFDMFTAEIAIDLGTANTLIIYNNKIVIDQPSIVAIDRLTGKAIAVGQEAKLMQGKTHEDIKVIRPLKDGVIADFHASEHMIKEFVKKIPEIKGKFIQPALRIVICIPSGITEVEKRAVRDSAQKVNAKEVIMIYEPMAAAIGAGIDVESPEGNMIVDIGGGTTEIAVIALGGIVCDRSLKLAGDVFTNDIAYFIRSQHNLDIGERTAEKIKIEIGSALEELEFPLDEISVQGKDLLTGKPKEIMVNYKEIFKALDKSIMRIEDAILETLSITPPELATDIYKTGIFLAGGGALLNGLADRIHRKTGLPIFVAEDPLRAVVRGTGIALKNIDRFRFLMK comes from the coding sequence ATGGGGCTATTTGATATGTTTACAGCGGAGATTGCAATTGATCTAGGAACGGCTAATACCCTAATTATATACAATAATAAAATTGTCATTGACCAACCTTCTATTGTTGCCATTGACCGTTTGACCGGAAAAGCAATTGCTGTAGGCCAGGAAGCAAAATTAATGCAGGGTAAAACACATGAAGATATTAAAGTAATCAGACCGCTGAAAGACGGGGTTATCGCAGATTTTCATGCATCTGAACATATGATTAAAGAATTTGTGAAAAAAATTCCGGAAATCAAGGGTAAATTCATACAACCTGCACTCAGAATCGTAATCTGTATTCCTTCAGGAATTACTGAGGTTGAAAAAAGAGCGGTTAGAGATTCTGCGCAAAAAGTAAATGCCAAAGAAGTTATCATGATCTACGAACCAATGGCTGCAGCTATTGGAGCAGGTATTGATGTTGAAAGTCCGGAAGGGAATATGATTGTTGATATCGGGGGTGGAACTACAGAAATTGCTGTAATTGCACTGGGAGGAATTGTCTGCGACAGATCACTGAAATTAGCAGGTGACGTTTTCACGAATGATATTGCTTATTTTATCAGATCACAGCATAATTTGGATATTGGTGAAAGAACGGCTGAAAAAATAAAGATTGAAATTGGTTCTGCTTTGGAAGAATTAGAATTTCCTTTAGATGAAATTTCGGTACAAGGTAAAGATCTTTTAACCGGAAAGCCAAAAGAAATTATGGTGAATTATAAGGAGATTTTTAAAGCTTTGGATAAATCGATCATGAGAATAGAAGATGCTATTTTGGAAACACTTTCTATCACACCACCAGAATTGGCAACCGATATTTATAAAACAGGGATTTTCCTTGCAGGAGGCGGTGCTTTGCTTAACGGATTAGCGGACAGAATTCACAGAAAAACAGGGTTGCCTATCTTTGTAGCCGAAGATCCTCTGCGAGCTGTAGTTCGCGGAACTGGTATTGCCCTTAAAAATATTGATCGATTCAGGTTTCTTATGAAATAG
- a CDS encoding GNAT family N-acetyltransferase, translated as MENIVIEKIKIDDIEKLQRVAKKTFFETFSPYNSAENMEKYLNEKFSEEKLLSELKNKDSEFFFTIYLGDVVGYLKVNSGDAQTELQDKNALEIERIYVLKDYHGQKVGQILYDKALEIAQKKNLQYVWLGVWEENQRAVQFYKKNGFVEFDKHIFKFGDEEQTDLMMRKEL; from the coding sequence ATGGAAAATATAGTCATTGAAAAAATTAAGATCGACGATATTGAAAAGCTTCAGCGCGTCGCGAAAAAGACTTTTTTCGAAACCTTTTCGCCCTATAACAGTGCAGAAAACATGGAAAAATATCTTAACGAGAAATTTTCTGAAGAAAAATTGCTGTCAGAACTTAAAAATAAAGATTCTGAATTTTTCTTTACTATCTATCTTGGTGATGTTGTCGGCTATTTGAAAGTCAACTCAGGAGATGCACAAACTGAATTACAGGATAAAAATGCTCTTGAAATTGAAAGAATTTATGTTTTAAAAGACTATCACGGTCAGAAAGTTGGGCAGATTTTATACGACAAAGCATTAGAAATTGCACAAAAAAAAAATCTACAATACGTTTGGTTAGGCGTTTGGGAAGAAAACCAAAGAGCCGTTCAGTTCTATAAAAAGAATGGTTTTGTAGAATTTGATAAGCATATTTTTAAGTTTGGTGATGAAGAACAGACTGATTTGATGATGAGAAAAGAGTTGTAA
- a CDS encoding GNAT family N-acetyltransferase encodes MKTILETDRLLLREFEVSDAESFYELNLNPNVIKYTGNSAFKDIEGAKVFLENYSDYQRNGFGRWAVINKSTQQFIGWCGLKYDENLNETDIGFRFFEHFWNQGFATESSKACIDYGFEILNLKTIVGRAMKENTASVKVLEKIGLRYEKGFDFDGQEGVIYTIKNKMIR; translated from the coding sequence ATGAAAACAATATTAGAAACCGACCGTCTTTTGCTTAGAGAATTTGAAGTTAGTGATGCAGAAAGTTTTTATGAATTAAATTTAAATCCAAACGTTATAAAATATACCGGAAATTCTGCTTTTAAAGATATTGAAGGGGCTAAAGTTTTTCTGGAAAACTATTCAGATTACCAAAGAAATGGTTTTGGAAGATGGGCAGTGATTAATAAATCTACTCAACAATTTATCGGTTGGTGCGGATTAAAATATGATGAAAATCTAAATGAAACCGATATTGGTTTTCGTTTTTTTGAACATTTCTGGAATCAGGGATTTGCTACCGAAAGTTCAAAAGCCTGCATCGATTATGGTTTTGAGATATTAAATTTAAAAACAATTGTAGGAAGAGCAATGAAAGAAAATACAGCATCTGTTAAAGTTTTAGAAAAAATCGGGCTTCGATATGAAAAAGGCTTCGATTTTGATGGGCAAGAAGGTGTGATTTATACAATTAAAAATAAAATGATAAGATAA
- a CDS encoding MATE family efflux transporter: protein MSFLNKNYTKEALTLALPVMLTQVGQVSVNLFDNIIVGKLLGADALASVSLGNAVFFSMFVLALGFSFAIPPLVSEAHSRNDHKTINSVFSHGFIINMSVGIILMLILFLGLPLLYHSGQPAKIIPDTVDFLWIMAISIVPFMAFQTLREVSEGLSYTIGVTKATIIANVINIVLNYVFIKGIWIFPEMGVKGSALASLIARIFMVVFLYFVLMKEPKTKQYIKDFSLKMQVFSKKMFEKMVRLGFPTALQMFFEVTAFAGAAFICGLISSHDIASHQIALSMASFTFNLCIGFSVASTVMIGRKLGEQNFVELRKIGINNLKIAFLFMCFCGVIFILGRNILPTFFTKLEEVEVIMLASKLMIIAALFQLSDGIQVTALGMLRGLQDVKIPSIITFIAYWLITIPLGYFLCVTLEMGAFGMWIALGLGLTISAFMLVKRFLNMSARRIKANKI from the coding sequence ATGAGCTTTTTAAATAAAAATTACACGAAAGAGGCCTTAACGCTGGCTCTTCCGGTAATGCTTACGCAAGTGGGACAGGTATCTGTCAACCTTTTTGATAATATCATTGTAGGAAAACTCTTGGGAGCAGATGCTTTGGCGTCGGTTTCTTTGGGAAATGCCGTGTTTTTCTCGATGTTTGTTTTGGCATTGGGTTTCTCTTTTGCCATTCCGCCATTGGTTTCTGAGGCACATTCCAGAAACGATCACAAAACGATTAACTCTGTTTTCAGTCACGGTTTTATCATCAATATGTCGGTCGGAATTATTCTAATGCTGATTTTATTTTTAGGATTACCGCTACTCTATCACTCAGGTCAGCCGGCAAAAATTATTCCTGATACGGTAGATTTCTTATGGATTATGGCAATCAGCATTGTTCCGTTTATGGCATTTCAGACTTTAAGAGAAGTTTCTGAAGGTTTATCTTACACAATTGGTGTAACGAAAGCAACGATTATTGCTAACGTAATCAACATCGTTTTAAACTATGTTTTCATTAAAGGTATTTGGATTTTCCCAGAAATGGGCGTAAAAGGTTCTGCTTTAGCAAGTTTAATTGCCAGAATTTTTATGGTGGTCTTTCTTTATTTTGTTTTAATGAAAGAGCCAAAAACCAAACAGTACATCAAAGATTTTTCATTAAAAATGCAGGTTTTTTCTAAGAAAATGTTCGAAAAAATGGTAAGATTAGGCTTCCCTACTGCATTGCAAATGTTTTTTGAAGTAACGGCTTTTGCAGGAGCAGCGTTTATCTGTGGACTGATTTCATCGCACGATATTGCTTCACACCAGATTGCTTTGAGTATGGCGTCATTTACCTTTAATTTATGTATTGGTTTTAGTGTGGCTTCAACGGTTATGATTGGTAGAAAATTGGGTGAACAAAATTTTGTGGAATTAAGAAAAATAGGAATTAACAATTTAAAAATAGCATTTCTTTTTATGTGTTTTTGTGGAGTTATATTTATTTTAGGACGAAATATTTTACCTACATTTTTCACAAAACTCGAAGAAGTAGAAGTAATTATGTTGGCTTCAAAACTAATGATTATTGCAGCATTATTCCAGCTTTCTGATGGAATTCAGGTAACAGCTTTAGGAATGTTGAGAGGTTTACAGGATGTAAAAATCCCGTCAATTATTACGTTTATTGCGTATTGGTTAATTACAATTCCTCTAGGATATTTCCTTTGTGTAACCTTGGAAATGGGTGCTTTCGGAATGTGGATCGCACTTGGCTTAGGATTAACGATTTCAGCTTTTATGCTCGTGAAACGTTTTCTTAATATGTCTGCCCGAAGAATTAAGGCAAACAAAATATAA
- a CDS encoding sigma-54-dependent transcriptional regulator, which yields MQKILIVEDEKAISGVLHSILSDELTDYEFVIADDGLEGYKQIEKEDFALVISDIKMPKLSGTELLKQSLALKPETTFIMISGHADIDSAVSCLKDGAYDFISKPIDINRLITSVKNALVKETLKKENKNLQTENKTLKKKVNKKYQMIGESAALKKIQEMIEKVAVSDARVLITGPNGAGKELVAHAIHNLSERSRGPMVEVNCAAIPSELIESELFGHVKGSFTGAIKDKQGKFEQANGGTIFLDEIGDMSLIAQAKVLRALQESKVSPVGSDKEIKVDVRVLAATNKNMQTEIEAGRFREDLYHRLSVIEIYVPPLDDRKEDISLLVSHFSGMIADEHGTALKKFDESAIDALKALSWTGNIRELRNVVERLIILGGATVSEEDVASFVRK from the coding sequence ATGCAAAAAATCCTTATTGTAGAAGACGAAAAAGCAATTTCCGGAGTACTTCACAGTATCCTTTCGGACGAACTAACTGACTATGAATTTGTCATTGCCGACGATGGCTTAGAAGGCTATAAACAAATAGAGAAAGAAGATTTCGCATTGGTGATCTCAGACATCAAAATGCCAAAACTTTCCGGAACTGAGCTTTTAAAGCAAAGTTTAGCTCTTAAACCCGAGACTACTTTTATTATGATTTCCGGGCATGCCGACATTGATTCTGCGGTTTCTTGCTTAAAGGACGGTGCATACGATTTTATTTCTAAACCAATTGATATCAACCGATTGATTACAAGTGTGAAAAATGCTTTGGTGAAAGAAACATTAAAAAAAGAAAATAAAAATCTTCAGACCGAAAATAAAACCCTGAAAAAGAAAGTCAACAAGAAATACCAAATGATTGGTGAATCTGCGGCTTTGAAAAAAATTCAGGAAATGATCGAGAAAGTAGCTGTTTCTGATGCAAGAGTTTTGATTACCGGACCCAATGGAGCTGGAAAAGAATTGGTAGCTCATGCTATTCACAATTTAAGTGAAAGATCGAGAGGACCAATGGTGGAAGTAAACTGTGCGGCAATACCTTCTGAATTGATAGAATCTGAACTTTTTGGTCACGTAAAAGGATCATTTACAGGAGCTATCAAAGATAAGCAGGGAAAATTTGAACAAGCGAACGGCGGAACCATTTTCTTAGATGAGATTGGAGACATGAGCTTAATTGCACAGGCAAAAGTTTTGAGAGCATTGCAGGAAAGTAAAGTTTCTCCGGTAGGAAGCGACAAAGAAATCAAAGTTGATGTAAGAGTTTTGGCTGCAACCAATAAAAATATGCAGACAGAGATTGAAGCTGGAAGATTCAGAGAAGATTTGTATCACAGACTTTCTGTAATTGAAATCTATGTACCTCCTTTGGATGACAGAAAAGAAGATATCAGTCTTTTGGTAAGCCATTTTTCGGGAATGATTGCTGATGAGCACGGTACTGCTTTGAAAAAATTTGATGAGTCTGCAATTGACGCATTAAAAGCCCTTTCCTGGACAGGAAATATCAGAGAACTGAGAAATGTTGTGGAAAGATTAATTATTCTTGGAGGAGCTACGGTTTCTGAAGAGGACGTTGCAAGTTTTGTTAGAAAATAA
- a CDS encoding YggS family pyridoxal phosphate-dependent enzyme, giving the protein MSIQENYRDIKSRLPENVQLVAVSKTHPSSAIKEVYDLGQKVFGENKVQELVEKYPLLPKDIQWHIIGHLQTNKVKYIAEFVDTIQSVDSEKVLNEINKEAGKHNRKIKVLLQVKIAEEDTKFGLEISEAKGLFQKFINGDFPNIEITGLMGMATFTEDENQIKKEFSVLKNLFDELSQIKKLETLSMGMSDDFPIAIECGANSVRVGSAIFGRRDYSN; this is encoded by the coding sequence ATGAGTATTCAGGAAAATTACAGAGATATAAAAAGCCGTCTTCCGGAAAATGTACAATTGGTTGCCGTTTCAAAAACGCATCCTTCTTCTGCTATTAAGGAGGTTTATGATTTGGGACAGAAAGTTTTTGGTGAAAATAAAGTTCAGGAATTGGTTGAGAAATACCCACTCCTTCCGAAAGATATTCAATGGCATATCATCGGGCACCTTCAGACCAACAAAGTAAAATATATTGCAGAGTTTGTTGATACCATTCAAAGTGTAGATTCTGAAAAGGTTTTAAATGAAATCAACAAAGAAGCGGGAAAACACAACCGTAAAATAAAAGTTTTACTTCAGGTAAAAATTGCTGAAGAAGACACAAAATTCGGACTTGAGATTTCTGAAGCTAAAGGTTTATTTCAAAAATTTATTAATGGAGATTTTCCCAATATCGAAATTACAGGTTTGATGGGAATGGCAACTTTTACTGAAGATGAAAATCAAATCAAAAAAGAATTTTCAGTTTTAAAAAATCTGTTTGATGAACTAAGCCAAATCAAAAAACTGGAAACATTATCGATGGGAATGAGTGATGACTTCCCGATCGCCATTGAATGCGGTGCCAATTCTGTGCGTGTAGGATCTGCAATTTTTGGAAGAAGAGATTACTCAAACTAA
- a CDS encoding polysaccharide deacetylase family protein: MKKTFAEKSVGKTFLRMITAMTVTSTLFTGCNQKTEVKETEKVLVKLPPVAKVSKIDDENVPTDKRVIYLTFDDGPNRGTENLLKILHKRNVCATAFLVGKHATDSRKQKEDLEKMRIDHLIELANHSHTHAHNKYSEFYKNPAAVVNDFNIAKDSLKLPGKIARTPGRNIWRLNNINVTDIKSSSAAADRLKSAGYKVIGWDLEWKPTNKMTLKGNHEAMLKKVDSIFFNDLEKTSRHLVLLTHDQYLNDSDSINELDLFIEKLQKSNRFVFRKVSAYPKINEILN; this comes from the coding sequence ATGAAAAAAACTTTTGCGGAAAAGTCTGTAGGCAAGACTTTTCTAAGGATGATTACAGCGATGACTGTAACATCAACCCTATTTACAGGATGCAACCAGAAAACCGAAGTAAAAGAAACTGAAAAAGTTCTTGTCAAACTGCCTCCCGTCGCAAAAGTCTCCAAAATAGATGATGAAAATGTACCCACAGATAAAAGAGTGATTTACCTTACCTTCGACGATGGCCCAAATCGCGGCACCGAAAATCTTTTAAAAATATTACACAAAAGAAACGTTTGTGCAACAGCTTTTCTTGTCGGAAAACATGCAACAGACAGTAGAAAGCAAAAAGAAGATCTCGAAAAAATGAGAATCGATCATTTAATCGAGCTTGCTAATCACAGTCATACTCATGCACACAACAAATATTCAGAATTTTACAAAAATCCTGCAGCGGTAGTTAATGATTTTAATATTGCCAAAGACAGTTTAAAACTCCCCGGAAAAATCGCAAGAACACCCGGAAGAAATATTTGGAGACTCAATAATATTAATGTTACCGATATAAAAAGTTCTTCTGCGGCTGCAGACAGACTAAAAAGTGCAGGTTACAAAGTGATCGGTTGGGATCTGGAATGGAAACCGACTAATAAAATGACTTTAAAAGGAAATCATGAAGCAATGCTTAAAAAAGTAGACAGTATTTTCTTTAATGACCTTGAAAAAACATCAAGACATTTGGTTTTGCTTACCCATGATCAATATCTTAACGATTCAGATTCGATTAACGAGCTTGATTTATTTATCGAAAAACTACAGAAATCAAACCGATTTGTTTTCAGAAAAGTTTCGGCTTATCCGAAAATCAATGAGATTTTGAATTAA
- a CDS encoding DUF72 domain-containing protein has product MKKDSFYIGCSGFYNNDWKGSLYPEDAKSKDFLILYSKEFNAVEINSTFYRKPTAKTLQKWFDETPVNFRFFIKIPKTISHEKRLKDCKEEILEFCLHIQNNLGEKLSGFLYQFPPSFKNTEENLNLILNNLDFHYLNVIEFRHESWWRDEIYKILNSKNIIFSGVSFPGNLPDDFITNHSELFYYRLHGKPILYKSEYSEDEIKYLSENILKSGKKGFIFFNNTWGNAAVKNAIQLKKYLSK; this is encoded by the coding sequence ATGAAAAAAGATAGTTTTTACATTGGCTGTTCAGGTTTCTATAACAACGATTGGAAAGGTTCTTTGTACCCTGAAGATGCTAAAAGTAAAGACTTTTTAATTTTATATTCAAAAGAGTTTAATGCTGTAGAAATTAATTCTACATTTTACAGAAAGCCAACCGCAAAAACATTACAAAAATGGTTTGATGAAACTCCTGTCAATTTTAGATTTTTCATTAAAATTCCTAAAACAATCTCTCACGAAAAACGATTGAAAGATTGCAAAGAAGAAATTTTAGAATTCTGCTTACATATTCAAAATAATTTAGGTGAAAAACTCTCAGGATTTTTATACCAGTTTCCACCATCGTTTAAAAATACAGAAGAGAATCTGAATTTAATTTTAAATAATTTAGATTTTCATTATTTGAATGTCATTGAATTTCGTCATGAATCATGGTGGCGTGATGAGATTTACAAAATTTTAAATTCAAAAAATATAATCTTTTCGGGAGTAAGCTTTCCAGGAAATCTTCCTGATGATTTCATTACCAATCATTCTGAACTATTCTATTACCGTCTTCACGGAAAACCAATCCTTTATAAATCTGAATATTCTGAAGATGAAATAAAATATTTAAGTGAAAACATCTTAAAATCAGGAAAGAAAGGCTTTATCTTTTTTAATAACACTTGGGGAAATGCAGCAGTAAAAAATGCTATTCAGCTAAAAAAATATTTAAGTAAATAA
- a CDS encoding nuclear transport factor 2 family protein: MIKKENTKSEYTQLVRENGAAFHINFSAGDFDKNGLLVTEDIYVNSNNSILVGRDNFVTRIKRYDGPFPGMKLADRIVIVEDNIAAVHYLLQGKQNGKYGDLEPTGKNVEAMSAEFFVMDENGLMKDLLTITQLDKLKAQIKGEETVKEHQQVTLYPIDNSVPKETTAKTTDLYIRHFNFRNWEGLQKLFADNIKVNMNGEMLEGADTFIKRIKSRVASFSNITYQLDRSVVEANRSSIGYTMHGKHDGVFNYKNNTYQPTQKDFEIREALHIEVGADGKIKSIIVISNQDEFLNVVK, translated from the coding sequence ATGATTAAAAAAGAAAACACAAAATCCGAATACACACAACTGGTACGAGAAAACGGAGCTGCATTTCATATCAACTTTAGTGCGGGAGATTTTGATAAAAACGGCTTGTTGGTAACGGAAGACATTTATGTCAACTCAAACAATTCTATTTTGGTAGGCCGAGACAATTTTGTAACCCGAATTAAGCGTTACGACGGTCCATTTCCCGGAATGAAACTAGCCGACCGAATTGTTATTGTTGAAGACAATATTGCTGCCGTTCATTATTTATTACAAGGTAAGCAAAACGGAAAATACGGCGACCTGGAACCTACCGGAAAAAATGTGGAGGCAATGAGTGCCGAATTTTTTGTAATGGACGAAAATGGTCTGATGAAAGACTTGCTTACTATCACACAATTGGATAAGTTAAAAGCACAGATAAAAGGTGAAGAAACCGTTAAAGAACATCAACAAGTGACGCTTTATCCCATTGATAATTCAGTACCGAAAGAAACCACGGCAAAAACGACTGATTTGTATATAAGACATTTTAATTTTCGCAATTGGGAAGGTTTACAAAAGCTTTTCGCAGATAATATTAAAGTGAATATGAATGGAGAAATGCTTGAAGGTGCCGATACATTTATAAAAAGAATAAAAAGTCGTGTCGCTTCATTTTCAAACATCACCTACCAACTTGACAGAAGCGTTGTAGAAGCCAATCGATCGTCTATTGGATATACGATGCACGGCAAGCACGATGGCGTTTTTAATTATAAAAATAATACGTATCAACCTACACAAAAAGACTTTGAAATAAGAGAGGCACTGCATATCGAAGTGGGTGCAGATGGAAAAATAAAATCTATCATCGTTATTTCTAATCAGGATGAGTTTTTGAATGTGGTAAAATGA